The Amycolatopsis mongoliensis genome includes a window with the following:
- a CDS encoding flavodoxin domain-containing protein: MDILVAYATKNGSTQQVAEAIAAALREHAGDTELHAARQVRESLAGRDLVVLGGALYSGRWHRDAHRFLKQHRPELTAGVPIAVFGMGPRSDDKDAWRHARAQLDRALAKRNWLTPVAVTVFGGVDPPGRRKRHRRDMRDWDAIRNWAQLVLNQAHGRPEPNSLQRAQPTDG; this comes from the coding sequence ATGGACATCTTGGTGGCCTACGCGACCAAGAACGGCTCGACACAACAGGTCGCCGAGGCGATCGCTGCGGCACTGCGCGAGCACGCCGGCGACACCGAACTGCACGCGGCAAGGCAGGTCCGCGAATCGCTGGCCGGCCGCGACCTCGTCGTGCTGGGCGGTGCGCTGTACTCCGGACGCTGGCACCGCGACGCTCACCGGTTTCTCAAGCAGCACCGCCCGGAACTCACCGCCGGCGTACCGATCGCGGTGTTCGGCATGGGACCGCGCTCCGACGACAAAGACGCCTGGCGACACGCTCGCGCGCAACTCGACCGGGCGCTGGCCAAACGGAATTGGCTGACCCCGGTCGCCGTCACCGTGTTCGGCGGCGTCGACCCGCCGGGGCGGAGGAAGCGGCACCGACGGGACATGCGCGACTGGGATGCGATCCGGAACTGGGCTCAACTGGTGCTGAATCAAGCACATGGACGACCGGAGCCGAACAGCCTCCAGCGTGCGCAGCCCACGGATGGGTAG
- a CDS encoding right-handed parallel beta-helix repeat-containing protein, translating into MRHPVKKVLAALAVTTAAAALTAVPAQAAGIPGFTIVVAPHGGDTLQHAQKLARTLSARADVHVELAGGTYRLSAPLKFDGEDSGRNGHTITWEARAGQQPVLSGGQAVTGWQLHDPSANIFVADVPKGADSRQLYIDGASAPRAAITIARTDVQVTGTGLTIVNPALNYLASLPAQNRIEVESQNSFTDRYAPVQSISGTTITMQQPAWNNNNWGYDTLARPFAGGTLLLENSYAFLQTGQWYLDPAAGKLYYKAAPGQSPAGKDVELPRLTSLLQVSGTYDRPVRNLAFRGLSFEHTTWLEPGTSIGYADQQSGAFLASAFPQPADFLTSCQIGCPQFEAARNSWHQVPAAVQVSAADTISFEGNTFAHLGQVGLGIGNDANAHASGVGLGASGITVRRNTFTDDAGSGIVVGGVQPDAHHPSNSAMTTKNVTITDNLVTNVARDYKDMAGILSTYVTHAVIEHNEVSDLAYDGIDVGWGWGANDPGGSQDYRNRGLYAYQPVYTTPTTLKDTVVRYNLVHGTKKVFHDGGSIYNLSANPGAVIDRNYIYDNHNTVGLYLDEGSRYVSLSDNVIQDAGVWAFTNASSTNNTNDNTLTSNWYNTGATQVATGAPHNNVLDGNVKITDGSWPPAAQDVMRDAGISPTGH; encoded by the coding sequence ATGCGTCACCCCGTCAAGAAGGTGCTGGCGGCGCTGGCCGTCACCACCGCCGCCGCGGCACTGACCGCCGTCCCGGCACAGGCAGCCGGGATCCCCGGCTTCACGATCGTCGTGGCTCCCCACGGCGGCGATACCTTGCAGCACGCCCAGAAGCTCGCTCGCACGCTGTCCGCGCGCGCGGACGTCCACGTCGAACTCGCGGGCGGCACGTACCGGCTGAGCGCCCCGCTGAAGTTCGACGGCGAGGACTCCGGCCGCAATGGCCACACCATCACCTGGGAGGCCCGCGCCGGCCAGCAGCCGGTCCTGTCCGGGGGCCAGGCGGTGACGGGCTGGCAGCTGCACGACCCGTCGGCGAACATCTTCGTCGCGGACGTGCCGAAGGGAGCCGATTCGCGCCAGCTCTACATCGACGGCGCGTCGGCTCCCCGGGCCGCGATCACCATCGCGCGCACCGATGTCCAGGTCACCGGCACCGGCCTGACGATCGTCAACCCGGCGTTGAACTACCTGGCCTCCCTGCCCGCCCAGAACCGGATCGAGGTGGAGAGCCAGAACTCCTTCACCGACCGGTACGCGCCGGTGCAGAGCATCTCCGGCACCACCATCACCATGCAGCAACCGGCCTGGAACAACAACAACTGGGGCTACGACACCCTCGCCCGGCCCTTCGCGGGCGGGACGCTGCTGCTGGAGAACTCGTACGCCTTCCTGCAGACCGGGCAGTGGTACCTCGACCCGGCCGCGGGGAAGCTGTACTACAAAGCCGCGCCGGGACAGTCCCCGGCGGGTAAGGACGTGGAGCTGCCCCGCCTGACTTCGTTGCTCCAGGTGAGCGGAACCTACGACCGTCCGGTCCGCAACCTCGCGTTCCGCGGCCTGAGCTTCGAGCACACGACCTGGCTCGAGCCCGGCACGTCGATCGGTTACGCCGACCAGCAAAGCGGTGCGTTCCTCGCTTCGGCGTTCCCCCAGCCCGCCGACTTCCTGACGTCCTGCCAGATCGGCTGCCCGCAGTTCGAAGCGGCCCGCAACAGCTGGCACCAGGTCCCCGCCGCCGTCCAGGTTTCGGCCGCGGACACCATCTCGTTCGAGGGCAACACGTTCGCCCACCTGGGCCAGGTCGGCCTCGGCATCGGCAACGACGCCAACGCCCACGCCAGCGGGGTCGGCCTCGGCGCGTCCGGCATCACCGTGCGGCGCAACACCTTCACCGACGACGCCGGCTCCGGCATCGTGGTCGGCGGCGTGCAGCCCGACGCGCACCACCCGAGCAACTCGGCGATGACCACCAAGAACGTCACCATCACCGACAACCTCGTCACGAACGTGGCGCGGGACTACAAGGACATGGCCGGGATCCTGAGCACCTACGTCACCCACGCGGTCATCGAGCACAACGAGGTGTCCGACCTCGCCTACGACGGCATCGACGTCGGCTGGGGCTGGGGCGCCAACGACCCCGGTGGCAGCCAGGACTACCGCAACCGCGGCTTGTACGCCTACCAGCCCGTGTACACGACGCCGACCACGCTGAAGGACACCGTGGTCCGCTACAACCTGGTGCACGGCACGAAGAAGGTCTTCCACGACGGGGGCAGCATCTACAACCTCTCCGCCAACCCCGGTGCGGTCATCGACCGCAACTACATCTACGACAACCACAACACGGTGGGCCTGTACCTGGATGAGGGATCGCGGTACGTGAGCTTGTCGGACAACGTGATCCAGGACGCCGGGGTCTGGGCGTTCACGAACGCGAGCAGCACCAACAACACCAACGACAACACGCTCACCAGCAACTGGTACAACACGGGCGCCACCCAGGTCGCGACCGGCGCCCCGCACAACAACGTCCTCGACGGCAACGTCAAGATCACCGACGGCAGCTGGCCACCGGCCGCGCAGGACGTGATGCGCGACGCGGGCATCTCGCCGACGGGGCACTAG
- a CDS encoding SDR family oxidoreductase encodes MTPPSPFDLTGRLAVVTGARRGIGLGIAEALAAAGADIVAVSAQQEASGSEVEKRVTALGRTCTALSADFADRAAVAELADALAGLGRPVDILVNNAGTIARAPAAEHPDADWDRVITVDLTSQFTLTREVGRRMLERGRGKIVFTASLLSFQGGINVPGYAAAKSGIAGLTRALANEWAGRGVNVNAIVPGYVETDNTQALRADPGRFAAILDRIPAGRWARPEDFGGIAVFLASAASDYVHGALVPVDGGWLGR; translated from the coding sequence ATGACCCCGCCTTCCCCGTTCGACCTCACCGGCCGGTTGGCGGTGGTCACCGGCGCCCGCCGGGGGATCGGCCTCGGCATCGCCGAAGCGCTGGCCGCGGCCGGCGCGGACATCGTGGCCGTCAGTGCTCAGCAGGAGGCTTCGGGCAGCGAGGTCGAAAAGCGCGTCACCGCGCTCGGCCGCACCTGCACCGCGCTGAGCGCCGACTTCGCCGACCGGGCCGCCGTCGCGGAGCTGGCGGACGCCCTCGCCGGTCTCGGGCGCCCGGTGGACATCCTCGTCAACAACGCGGGCACCATCGCCCGGGCCCCGGCCGCCGAACACCCCGACGCCGACTGGGACCGCGTCATCACCGTCGACCTCACCAGCCAGTTCACCCTCACCCGCGAGGTCGGCCGGCGCATGCTCGAGCGCGGCCGGGGCAAGATCGTGTTCACCGCTTCGCTGTTGAGTTTTCAAGGCGGCATCAACGTCCCCGGGTACGCCGCGGCGAAATCGGGCATCGCCGGGCTCACCCGGGCCCTGGCCAACGAATGGGCCGGGCGCGGCGTGAACGTCAACGCGATCGTCCCCGGCTACGTCGAAACCGACAACACCCAAGCGCTGCGAGCCGACCCCGGCCGCTTCGCCGCGATCCTCGACCGCATCCCGGCCGGCCGCTGGGCGCGGCCCGAGGACTTCGGCGGCATCGCCGTCTTCCTGGCGTCGGCGGCGTCGGACTACGTGCACGGCGCGCTGGTCCCCGTCGACGGCGGCTGGCTGGGCCGCTGA
- a CDS encoding zinc-dependent alcohol dehydrogenase — MSAPPQSPPTRRVAYSGRRSLVVEAADPVAPPPGHVRIDVAYTGICGTDLHIYHGDMDSRVHPPGVLGHEMSGRVAEVGAGVEGWRPGDPVTVMPLRWCGECPACQAGHTHICHRLVFLGIDAPGAMQSSWTVPAETLVRLPYDLRLDHAALVEPVAVAVHDVRRAGLQSGERALVVGGGPIGLLIALVARRSGAVVLLAEPDSFRRSVAEGLGLTALDPRAEHFSETVDRWAGGAGAAVAFEVSGAEAGVATAIGALATRGRLVQVAIHPAPRQVDLHRFFWRELTLVGARLYDRDDFTAAVGLLGEGAIPADALISRTEPLDRAGEAFAALESGAGVMKVLIDCRASGEAR, encoded by the coding sequence ATGAGTGCCCCACCGCAGAGCCCGCCCACCCGGCGGGTCGCCTACTCCGGCCGCCGGAGCCTGGTCGTCGAGGCGGCGGATCCCGTGGCCCCGCCACCCGGCCACGTCCGGATCGACGTGGCCTACACCGGGATCTGCGGCACCGACCTGCACATCTACCACGGAGACATGGACAGCCGCGTCCACCCGCCCGGTGTGCTCGGCCACGAAATGTCCGGGCGGGTCGCGGAGGTCGGCGCCGGGGTCGAAGGCTGGCGACCCGGCGATCCCGTGACGGTCATGCCGTTGCGGTGGTGCGGCGAGTGCCCGGCCTGCCAGGCCGGCCACACCCACATCTGCCACCGCCTGGTGTTCCTCGGCATCGACGCGCCGGGGGCGATGCAGAGCAGCTGGACCGTACCCGCCGAAACCCTGGTGCGGCTGCCGTACGACCTCCGGCTCGACCACGCCGCGCTGGTCGAGCCCGTCGCGGTGGCCGTGCACGACGTCCGGCGCGCTGGCCTGCAGTCGGGCGAGCGGGCCTTGGTGGTCGGCGGCGGGCCGATCGGACTGCTCATCGCCCTCGTCGCACGCCGGTCCGGCGCGGTCGTCCTGCTGGCCGAGCCGGACTCGTTCCGACGGTCGGTCGCGGAAGGTCTGGGCCTGACCGCGCTCGACCCGCGTGCCGAACACTTCTCCGAAACCGTCGACCGGTGGGCCGGCGGGGCCGGCGCCGCGGTGGCTTTCGAGGTGTCCGGCGCCGAAGCGGGCGTGGCGACGGCGATCGGCGCACTGGCCACGCGAGGCCGGCTGGTCCAGGTCGCCATCCACCCGGCGCCCCGGCAAGTGGACCTCCACCGGTTCTTCTGGCGTGAACTGACGCTGGTCGGCGCCCGCCTGTACGACCGCGACGACTTCACCGCTGCGGTCGGGCTCCTCGGCGAGGGCGCGATCCCGGCCGACGCCCTGATTTCACGGACCGAACCCCTCGACCGGGCCGGCGAGGCCTTCGCGGCACTCGAATCCGGCGCGGGCGTGATGAAGGTCCTCATCGACTGCCGCGCTTCCGGGGAGGCACGATGA
- a CDS encoding amidohydrolase family protein, with the protein MTAVLDSHVHFWDPRQLRYPWLDDVDRLNRPFTPDDFPARHDVIVVEAGRVPGDAAAEIAWIRREAQRHPWIRGIVAHADLEHPEEASRFAGDPFVVGVRRNVQDEAPGFLEGKDFRAGVRLLGETGLPFDACVRAHQLPELTALAEACPRTTIVLDHLGKPSPGGPGYSRWCQDLRRLARHGNVRCKLSGLATETVPGTARSQVVDALKEALDAFGPGRCLYGSDWPVMTLATDHEAWLDAVHTALDGHPAEAVLRHNAEKTYLARAALGQAGRKDPE; encoded by the coding sequence GTGACCGCGGTCCTCGACTCCCACGTGCACTTCTGGGACCCGCGGCAGCTGCGCTACCCGTGGCTCGACGACGTCGACCGGCTGAACCGGCCGTTCACCCCGGACGACTTTCCCGCCCGGCACGACGTCATCGTGGTCGAGGCGGGGCGGGTCCCCGGGGATGCTGCCGCCGAGATCGCGTGGATCCGGCGCGAAGCGCAGCGGCACCCGTGGATCCGCGGAATCGTCGCGCACGCCGACCTGGAGCACCCCGAGGAGGCGAGCCGGTTCGCCGGTGACCCGTTCGTGGTCGGCGTCCGGCGCAACGTGCAGGACGAAGCTCCCGGCTTCCTCGAGGGCAAGGATTTCCGCGCGGGCGTCCGGCTGCTGGGGGAGACGGGGCTTCCGTTCGACGCCTGCGTCCGCGCGCACCAGCTGCCCGAACTGACCGCACTGGCCGAAGCCTGCCCGCGGACCACGATCGTCTTGGATCACCTCGGCAAACCCTCGCCCGGCGGCCCCGGGTACAGCCGGTGGTGCCAGGACCTGCGGCGGCTCGCCCGGCACGGCAACGTGCGGTGCAAGCTGTCCGGCCTGGCCACGGAGACCGTTCCGGGCACCGCCCGCTCGCAGGTGGTCGACGCCCTGAAGGAAGCCCTCGACGCGTTCGGGCCCGGCCGATGCCTGTACGGCAGCGACTGGCCCGTGATGACCCTGGCCACCGACCACGAGGCGTGGCTGGACGCCGTCCACACCGCACTCGACGGTCACCCCGCCGAAGCCGTTCTCCGCCACAACGCCGAGAAGACCTACCTCGCACGCGCTGCCCTCGGGCAAGCAGGACGAAAGGACCCGGAATGA
- a CDS encoding aldo/keto reductase — MKRGPLGDTGLEVSELGFGAAPLGRLPRGGERRGIDAVHTALELGITFFDVSPFYGGTVAETVLGKALRGVERSEYVLATKVGRYGEADFDFSAGRVTRSVRESLDRLGTDHLDLVQCHDVEFGDLGQVVHETIPALRALQETGLIGAVGVTGFPLPALAYVVERTQVDTIISYCQYTLQNRRLAAWRDRFARHGTAVITASPLSMGALTNRGAPSWHPAPEDILRRCAEAAALCRDRGEELARVALQFAVNTGGFASTLVGAADPEEVRRDVRWITEPVDDDLLRAVEECLEPVRDRSWPSGRPENQEPGGTA; from the coding sequence ATGAAACGAGGACCACTCGGCGACACCGGGCTGGAGGTCTCCGAACTCGGCTTCGGCGCCGCCCCGCTGGGCCGGTTGCCGCGCGGCGGCGAACGACGCGGCATCGACGCCGTCCACACCGCACTCGAACTCGGCATCACCTTCTTCGACGTCTCCCCGTTCTACGGCGGCACCGTCGCGGAAACCGTCCTCGGCAAGGCGTTGCGCGGTGTCGAGCGCTCGGAATACGTGCTCGCCACCAAAGTCGGCCGGTACGGCGAGGCCGACTTCGACTTCAGTGCCGGCCGGGTGACCCGCAGCGTGCGGGAAAGCCTCGACCGGCTGGGCACCGACCACCTCGACCTCGTCCAGTGCCACGACGTCGAGTTCGGCGACCTCGGCCAGGTCGTGCACGAAACGATTCCCGCCCTGCGTGCCTTGCAGGAGACGGGCCTGATCGGCGCCGTCGGCGTGACCGGCTTTCCCTTGCCCGCTCTCGCTTACGTCGTCGAACGCACCCAGGTCGACACGATCATCTCCTATTGCCAGTACACGCTGCAGAACCGGCGGCTCGCCGCGTGGCGGGACCGGTTCGCGCGCCACGGCACCGCCGTGATCACCGCGTCCCCGCTGTCGATGGGGGCCCTCACCAACCGCGGGGCGCCGTCCTGGCACCCCGCGCCGGAGGACATCCTCCGGCGGTGCGCGGAGGCGGCCGCGTTGTGCCGGGACCGAGGCGAAGAACTCGCGCGGGTCGCTCTCCAGTTCGCGGTGAACACCGGTGGTTTCGCCTCGACGCTGGTCGGTGCCGCCGACCCGGAGGAGGTGCGCCGGGACGTCCGCTGGATCACCGAGCCGGTCGACGACGACCTGCTGCGCGCCGTCGAGGAGTGCCTCGAGCCGGTCCGCGACCGCTCGTGGCCCAGCGGCCGCCCGGAAAACCAGGAGCCGGGAGGAACGGCGTGA
- a CDS encoding carbohydrate ABC transporter permease produces the protein MPTDTRLPAQASESLRRPASPRRRATRKLPNPLAALVLALFLVFFVLPVGWLLLAATKTDDQLVHGNPLSFGSWHALADNWTALTSFQDNAIFRWLGNSALYSFVALAITLCVAIPAGYALAMTEFRGRRTLLVATLVVMLMPNATLVVPLFLEVNAVHLIGSMWSIILPYSFYPFGVYLTYIYFSTAVPRDLIAAAKLDGCSSFGVFRHVALPLATPIVALVGFFSFVANWTNYFLPYVLLPESDQFPVQVGLGTLLNSVPQFNPTVGTTAVERPELALATLLAITPVLVVFLFSQRFLVAGMLAGATKE, from the coding sequence ATGCCGACTGACACCCGCCTTCCCGCGCAGGCGAGCGAGTCGCTGCGCCGCCCGGCCTCGCCGCGGCGGCGCGCAACCCGGAAGCTGCCGAACCCGCTCGCGGCCCTGGTGCTCGCGCTGTTCCTGGTGTTCTTCGTGCTCCCGGTGGGGTGGCTCCTGCTGGCGGCCACGAAGACCGACGACCAGCTCGTGCACGGCAACCCGCTGTCCTTCGGCTCGTGGCACGCGCTGGCGGACAACTGGACCGCGCTCACCTCCTTCCAGGACAACGCGATCTTCCGGTGGCTGGGCAACTCCGCGCTGTATTCGTTCGTCGCGCTGGCGATCACGCTGTGCGTGGCGATCCCGGCCGGCTACGCCCTCGCGATGACCGAGTTCCGCGGCCGGCGCACGCTGCTCGTCGCGACGCTGGTCGTGATGCTGATGCCGAACGCGACCCTCGTCGTGCCGTTGTTCCTCGAGGTGAACGCCGTGCACCTGATCGGCTCGATGTGGTCGATCATCCTGCCGTACTCGTTCTACCCGTTCGGCGTGTACCTGACCTACATCTACTTCAGCACCGCGGTACCCCGGGACCTCATCGCGGCGGCGAAGCTCGACGGCTGCTCGTCGTTCGGCGTGTTCCGCCACGTCGCCCTGCCGCTGGCCACGCCGATCGTCGCGCTCGTCGGCTTCTTCAGCTTCGTGGCCAACTGGACCAACTACTTCCTGCCCTACGTCCTCCTGCCGGAAAGCGACCAGTTCCCGGTCCAGGTCGGCCTGGGCACGCTGCTGAACTCGGTGCCCCAGTTCAACCCGACGGTCGGCACGACGGCCGTGGAGCGGCCGGAACTGGCACTGGCCACCTTGCTGGCGATCACGCCGGTCCTCGTCGTCTTCCTGTTCTCCCAGCGTTTCCTGGTCGCCGGGATGCTGGCCGGCGCGACCAAGGAGTAA
- a CDS encoding carbohydrate ABC transporter permease, whose protein sequence is MTTATPATRPARTPSRRRVFWPGRAGHLFVAAYVVLLIAFGVVPTVYAVYFAFTDAGDNFAGFSNFAEAANDFRYFSAVGHVALYLVFWLVSLVVFVVGLALLLHRLTSSGTSKALRFLYYIPGALAGAASVMVWLFMLDPSVSPVSALLRAAGFDTFGEVVAPDHLPVLFTLIAFWTGAGGWIVVMYGALNNISPDLLEAARIDGAGVWQTAWRIQIPLLRKWIVYMVILAFAGGTQLFVEPQLLSQASVGVAGRDYSLNQLSYDFAFQNNNVNTAAAISVELLVVGLVVAGVFVARSGFFDAD, encoded by the coding sequence GTGACCACCGCCACCCCGGCCACCCGGCCGGCCAGGACCCCGTCGCGACGGCGGGTGTTCTGGCCGGGCCGGGCCGGTCACCTGTTCGTCGCCGCCTACGTCGTCCTGCTGATCGCGTTCGGGGTCGTTCCCACGGTGTACGCGGTGTACTTCGCCTTCACCGACGCGGGGGACAACTTCGCCGGCTTCTCGAACTTCGCCGAAGCCGCCAACGACTTCCGGTACTTCTCCGCGGTCGGGCACGTGGCGCTCTACCTGGTGTTCTGGCTGGTTTCCCTGGTCGTGTTCGTGGTCGGGCTCGCGCTGCTGCTGCACCGCCTGACCTCGAGCGGGACGAGCAAGGCGTTGCGCTTCCTGTACTACATCCCGGGCGCGCTGGCCGGCGCCGCGAGCGTGATGGTGTGGTTGTTCATGCTGGACCCGTCGGTGAGCCCGGTGAGCGCGCTGCTGCGCGCGGCCGGGTTCGACACCTTCGGCGAGGTCGTCGCGCCGGATCACCTCCCGGTCCTGTTCACGCTGATCGCGTTCTGGACCGGGGCGGGCGGCTGGATCGTGGTGATGTACGGCGCCCTGAACAACATCTCGCCCGATCTGCTGGAGGCGGCCCGGATCGACGGCGCGGGGGTGTGGCAGACGGCGTGGCGCATCCAGATCCCGTTGCTGCGCAAGTGGATCGTCTACATGGTCATCCTGGCGTTCGCCGGCGGGACCCAGCTGTTCGTCGAACCGCAGCTGCTGTCGCAGGCGAGTGTCGGCGTGGCGGGACGCGACTACTCGCTGAACCAGCTTTCCTACGACTTCGCCTTCCAGAACAACAATGTGAACACCGCCGCGGCGATCTCGGTGGAGCTGCTGGTGGTCGGGCTCGTCGTCGCCGGCGTGTTCGTCGCGCGATCGGGGTTCTTCGATGCCGACTGA
- a CDS encoding ABC transporter substrate-binding protein, protein MTVQVRAPGARGSSGRRRRYAGLVVGVAAVLAAVTACGNGGSGSGAQGGFQPVQQTGGKITVWVDSTRLPAAQLYQKQHPSVQMDIVTYDGDANGSNYLQTKVSLFNRTRSGWPDVVFSSQNNEATWAVQAGFTAPLNKGQIPEATLSGWTAGANDPCTVEGTLYCLRNDLAQTVLWYNAPLMQSWGYQVPKTWEEYQALGQRVATEHPGYLVGTAGDNFTPEIYLWASKCGANEITGPKSVKVTTTSPNCTRMASLLDTLVKNRTMSTSSVFSSDFAKNAADKILMMPGPSWFGGSVFQESFKTPAGQVAAAPLPQWAGDPSPSVGNVGGGTWLLSAHSANLKDATDFLTWVTTSDEYQGKVSPGYPAYAAAAKTWLAKQSSSKYYANDIAAPLQAAAPQVWPGWGYGQFSQEAIWASTVTPGLTAGKTIVSMLPEWQTAITNYARSNGYEVSQ, encoded by the coding sequence ATGACAGTTCAGGTGCGCGCCCCCGGAGCCAGAGGATCGTCCGGGCGCCGCCGGCGGTATGCGGGCCTGGTCGTAGGCGTCGCGGCCGTCCTCGCCGCGGTCACGGCCTGCGGCAACGGCGGGAGTGGCAGCGGAGCCCAGGGCGGGTTCCAGCCGGTGCAGCAGACGGGCGGGAAGATCACCGTCTGGGTCGATTCGACGCGGCTGCCCGCGGCCCAGCTCTACCAGAAGCAGCACCCGTCCGTGCAGATGGACATCGTCACCTACGACGGGGACGCCAACGGCTCGAACTACCTGCAGACCAAGGTGAGCCTGTTCAACCGCACGCGCAGCGGCTGGCCGGACGTGGTGTTCAGCTCGCAGAACAACGAGGCCACCTGGGCGGTGCAGGCCGGGTTCACGGCGCCGCTGAACAAGGGCCAGATCCCCGAGGCCACTCTGAGCGGCTGGACCGCCGGGGCCAACGACCCGTGCACGGTCGAGGGCACGCTGTACTGCCTGCGCAACGACCTCGCCCAGACCGTCCTCTGGTACAACGCGCCGCTGATGCAGTCGTGGGGTTACCAGGTGCCCAAGACCTGGGAGGAGTACCAGGCGCTGGGCCAGCGCGTCGCCACCGAGCACCCCGGCTACCTCGTGGGCACGGCCGGCGACAACTTCACCCCGGAGATCTACCTCTGGGCCTCCAAGTGCGGAGCCAACGAGATCACCGGCCCGAAGTCGGTCAAGGTCACCACGACCAGCCCGAACTGCACCCGGATGGCGTCGCTGCTCGACACCCTCGTCAAGAACCGCACGATGTCCACCAGCAGCGTGTTCAGCTCCGACTTCGCCAAGAACGCCGCGGACAAGATCCTCATGATGCCCGGGCCGTCGTGGTTCGGCGGGTCGGTGTTCCAGGAGTCGTTCAAGACCCCGGCCGGGCAGGTCGCCGCGGCCCCGCTGCCGCAGTGGGCCGGGGACCCGTCCCCGTCGGTCGGCAACGTCGGCGGCGGCACCTGGCTGCTGTCCGCCCACAGCGCCAACCTCAAGGACGCCACCGACTTCCTCACCTGGGTCACCACTTCGGACGAGTACCAGGGCAAGGTCTCGCCGGGGTACCCCGCCTACGCGGCGGCGGCGAAGACCTGGCTGGCGAAGCAGTCCTCGAGCAAGTACTACGCCAACGACATCGCGGCCCCGCTGCAAGCGGCCGCCCCGCAGGTGTGGCCGGGGTGGGGCTACGGCCAGTTCAGCCAGGAGGCGATCTGGGCGTCGACCGTGACACCGGGGCTGACCGCGGGCAAGACGATCGTCTCGATGCTGCCCGAATGGCAGACCGCGATCACGAACTACGCGCGGTCCAACGGGTACGAGGTCAGCCAGTGA
- a CDS encoding FadR/GntR family transcriptional regulator, whose amino-acid sequence MDESRAAGEPGPPPEAAYRPGYERVAEQILQLIAESQLQAGDRMPTENELATRLGASRTVVREAIKILSAIGRVRAQKGRGLYVADDEGMLGSARWSGLFLPTDLDHVYMLFEFRRVQEMTASRLAATRATPVELRSIEAAAETCRQGHLTGEAALFDRGDEDFHLGIAAASHNQFLLAAVREVRRLQHQSSTIGLHGTVGGHAAEAVEEHAAIYEAIRDGDPEAAAQAAAVHLDNTLEDYRREIQRRVFG is encoded by the coding sequence GTGGACGAGTCGCGCGCAGCAGGCGAGCCCGGGCCGCCCCCGGAGGCCGCCTACCGGCCCGGGTACGAACGCGTCGCCGAGCAGATCCTCCAGCTCATCGCCGAGTCGCAGCTGCAGGCCGGTGACCGGATGCCGACGGAGAACGAACTCGCCACCCGGCTGGGTGCCTCCCGAACCGTGGTGCGCGAGGCGATCAAGATCCTCTCCGCCATCGGGCGGGTGCGCGCGCAGAAGGGGCGCGGCCTCTACGTGGCCGACGACGAGGGGATGCTCGGGTCGGCCCGCTGGTCGGGCCTCTTCCTGCCGACCGACCTGGACCACGTGTACATGCTGTTCGAGTTCCGCCGGGTCCAGGAGATGACCGCCAGCAGGCTGGCTGCCACCCGGGCCACCCCGGTCGAACTCCGGTCGATCGAAGCGGCCGCGGAGACCTGCCGCCAGGGACATTTGACCGGCGAAGCGGCGCTGTTCGACCGCGGAGACGAAGACTTCCACCTCGGGATCGCGGCCGCGTCCCACAACCAGTTCCTCCTGGCCGCCGTCCGCGAAGTCCGGCGGCTGCAGCACCAGTCCAGCACCATTGGCCTCCACGGCACGGTGGGCGGGCACGCCGCGGAGGCGGTCGAAGAGCACGCGGCGATCTACGAAGCCATCCGGGACGGCGACCCGGAGGCGGCCGCCCAAGCCGCCGCGGTGCACCTCGACAACACGTTGGAGGACTACCGTCGCGAGATCCAGCGACGCGTCTTCGGTTGA